The window CCGGTGATGAGGAGTCGTTGGGGAGTGGTAGGTGGCATAGGTGAGGATGGCGACAAAGAGGCTTTTGTCGCCTACAGGTTTGGAGGGCGACGAACGGGCCTTCGTTGCCTACAGGTCGGCGGGCGATTGTTGATGCTTCGGGGATGACAGGCTGGAAGCCTATCCCACACTTAGGCTTGCTGACTCGGTGGTGTTTTGGGGTGGCGACGTAGGGAGTGAGCGACAAAGATGCCTTTGTCGCCTACGGGTTGGGGAAATGATGGGATGGTCAGGCATGGTCCGAATTCTGGTGAATTCGGCTGCGCGTGGGCCTTGCTGACGCTGCGGGTTACGGTGGTGAAGGAACCGGAGCTAACGCTCGTCGGCTGAGGTGTTGAATCCGGATTCTTGGCGAATCCGCTGCGTAGTGGCCTTGCTAACGCGGCGGGTTATGACAAAAGCCGGCTGAAGGCTGGAGTACTTGCTGACGCTGCGGGTTATGGTGGTGAAGGAACCGGAGCTAACGCTCGGCGGCTGAGAAGGTGGAATCCGGTTCTTGGCGAATCCGCTACCTAGTGGCCTTGCTAACGCGGCGGGTTATGACAAATGCCGGCAGGAGGCTGGAGTACTTGCTGACGATGCGGGTTATGAAAAGCTTAAAGCTAATCGCTAGTTGCTAGAGGCTGATCACTTCAGCGATTCAACGTCAGCGGCGGTCATTTGTTTGGCTAGCTCGAGAGCGGTCGTGGTGGGGGTCCATTCGAGTCGTTGTTTGGCGTGGGTTGGGTCGCCGACCAGGCGAGTGACTTCTGCCGGTCGCATGTACTTGGGGTTTTGTTTCAGGTGGTTTTTGTACTTGAGACCGACGCTTCGAAACGCGGCGTCGAGGAACTCTTCGACGCTATGTGTTTTCCCTGTGGCCAGGACATAATCATCTGGGGCGTCTTGTTGAAGCATCAGGTGCATGGCGGTGGTGTACTCGGGAGCACTGCCCCAATCGCGGCGTCCATCGAGGGAACCGAGCACGATTTCGTCGTTCAGGCCCAGGGAGATTTCCGCGGCAGCCTTGGTGATTTTTCGGGTGACGAAGGATTCGCCCCGTCGTGGTGATTCGTGGTTGTAGCAAATCGCGTTGCAGGCAAACAAACCAAACGATTCACGGTAGAGCTGGACCATCTGGGTCGCGAAGGTCTTGGCGACGCCATACGGCGTGACCGGTCGCATTGGCGTGTGTTCGTGCTGAGGAAATTCGTCGGGGCGACCGAAGATTTCGCTGCTGCTGATGTGCAGGAACCGCGGTTGTTTCTCGAGGTCGCGAAGAATTTCAAGCAATTTGAGCGTGCCCATTGCGGTGAACTGGCACGTTGATTCGGGGATGTCGAAACTGGCACCCACGTGGCTTTGCCCGGCCAAGTGATACAGTTCGTCGGGCTGAGTTTTGACGAGCACGCGGCGGATGGTGGTCGCATCATCCAGGTCCGCATAGTGCAGAAACAAACTCTTGTTGTAGACGCCCTTGTTGTGGAACAGCGGGTCGAGTCGAGTTCGAACCGTGTTGCTGGTCCGCCTGACCAGGCCGTGGACCGTGTAGCCTCGGTCGAGCAGTTGCTCGGTCAGGTACGAGCCGTCTTGCCCGGTGATGCCAGTGATGAGTGCGGTAGGCATATGGAGTGGGAAAGGGACTCAGGGGCTCAGAGCCACAGGAACTCAGGTTGTATTAGCGGAGTGGCGCGAGCCACCCGGTGCGTGCTCGGAGGACACTGGGATAGGCTTCTAGCCTGTCGATCGGTTGCTGGGAATCGGAGCTAACGCTCGGCGGCTAATAGGGTTGGTGTTGGGGGCGACGAAGAGGCCTTCGTCGCCTACCAGGCTGTTGATTTATTGAGCCGCACCGCGTTAGCGGCGGTTGATTAGACGCCAACCGGGGCTAGCGCCCAACGGCTAATGATTGTCATTCGGTATGCGACTAAATCAACAGCCTGCTACCTGTTGAAAGGGGATGACAGGCTTCTAGCCTGTCGATCGGTTCTTGGGAATCGGAGCTAACGCTCGGCGGCTGATAGGGTTGGTGTTGGGGGCGACGAAGAGGCCTTTGTCGCCTACCAGACTGTTGATTTATTGAGCCGCACCGCGTTAGCGGCGGTTGATTAGGCGCCAACCGGGGCTAACGCCCAACGGCTAATGATTGTCATTCGGTA of the Rhodopirellula baltica SH 1 genome contains:
- a CDS encoding GDP-mannose 4,6-dehydratase; translated protein: MPTALITGITGQDGSYLTEQLLDRGYTVHGLVRRTSNTVRTRLDPLFHNKGVYNKSLFLHYADLDDATTIRRVLVKTQPDELYHLAGQSHVGASFDIPESTCQFTAMGTLKLLEILRDLEKQPRFLHISSSEIFGRPDEFPQHEHTPMRPVTPYGVAKTFATQMVQLYRESFGLFACNAICYNHESPRRGESFVTRKITKAAAEISLGLNDEIVLGSLDGRRDWGSAPEYTTAMHLMLQQDAPDDYVLATGKTHSVEEFLDAAFRSVGLKYKNHLKQNPKYMRPAEVTRLVGDPTHAKQRLEWTPTTTALELAKQMTAADVESLK